In a single window of the Serratia quinivorans genome:
- the rnk gene encoding Regulator of nucleoside diphosphate kinase, whose amino-acid sequence MTKPTITINELDAERLDALLAQPAFANTDVATALNIELDRAEILPPSQIPANVVTMNSRVRFRDLHTAEEHVRTLVYPASLKDSHEQLSVMAPLGAALLGMHVGNQITWQLPNGEEARIEVLELLYQPEAAGEYHR is encoded by the coding sequence ATGACCAAACCAACCATTACTATTAATGAGCTGGATGCGGAGCGCCTGGATGCGCTATTGGCACAACCGGCCTTTGCCAACACCGATGTCGCCACCGCGCTGAACATCGAGTTGGATCGCGCCGAAATTCTGCCGCCGTCCCAGATCCCAGCCAACGTGGTGACCATGAACAGCCGCGTGCGTTTCCGCGATCTGCATACTGCAGAAGAACACGTGCGGACGCTGGTTTACCCGGCTTCGCTGAAGGACAGCCACGAACAGCTTTCGGTAATGGCACCTTTGGGCGCAGCGCTGCTGGGCATGCACGTAGGTAACCAGATTACCTGGCAGTTGCCGAACGGTGAAGAAGCGCGTATCGAAGTGCTGGAACTGTTGTACCAGCCGGAAGCGGCGGGTGAATACCACCGCTAA
- the pmbA gene encoding peptidase PmbA yields the protein MKVVTQVAQQRKALEQAVSQALELARAGSDAAEVAVTKSTGISVSTRFGEVENVEFNSDGALGITVYHQQRKGSASSTDLSPDAIARTVQAALDIARYTSVDPHAGPAEKDLLAFDAPDLDLFHPAELDADRGIELAARAEQASLAADKRITNTEGGSFNSHYGIKVFGNSHGMLQSYCSSRHSLSSCVIAEQGGDMERDYAYTIGRAMSDLESPEWVGQECARRTLSRLAPRKLSTMTAPVLFASEVATGLFGHLVGAISGSSVYRKSTFLLDSLGKQILPEWLTIEEHPHLLKGLASTPFDSEGVRTQRRDIVKDGVLQTWLMTSYAARKLGMHSTGHAGGIHNWRIAGQGNDFAGMLKQLGTGLVVTELMGQGVSGITGDYSRGAAGFWVENGEIQYPVSEITIAGNLKDMLRNIVSVGSDIETRSNIQCGSVLLPDMKIAGQ from the coding sequence ATGAAAGTAGTCACTCAAGTTGCACAGCAGCGCAAGGCGCTGGAACAGGCCGTTTCACAGGCTTTGGAACTGGCGCGCGCCGGTTCCGATGCGGCAGAAGTTGCCGTGACCAAATCTACCGGTATCAGCGTCAGCACCCGCTTTGGCGAGGTGGAAAACGTTGAATTCAACAGCGATGGTGCGTTGGGTATTACCGTCTATCACCAGCAACGTAAAGGCAGCGCTTCATCAACCGATCTCAGCCCGGACGCTATTGCCCGCACCGTGCAGGCGGCGCTGGACATTGCCCGTTATACCTCAGTGGATCCCCATGCCGGCCCGGCGGAGAAAGACCTGCTGGCGTTTGACGCGCCGGACCTGGATCTGTTCCACCCGGCAGAGCTGGACGCCGATCGCGGTATCGAGCTGGCTGCCCGCGCCGAACAGGCATCCCTGGCGGCGGACAAGCGCATCACCAATACCGAAGGCGGCAGTTTTAACAGCCACTATGGCATCAAGGTGTTCGGCAACAGTCACGGCATGCTGCAAAGCTATTGTTCCAGCCGACATTCATTGTCGAGCTGTGTGATCGCCGAGCAAGGTGGTGATATGGAGCGTGATTACGCCTATACCATCGGCCGTGCGATGAGCGATCTGGAAAGTCCTGAATGGGTGGGACAGGAATGTGCCCGTCGCACCTTGTCACGCCTGGCACCGCGCAAGCTGTCGACCATGACCGCTCCGGTGCTGTTTGCCTCTGAAGTGGCGACCGGTCTGTTCGGCCATCTGGTTGGTGCCATCAGCGGCAGCAGCGTTTACCGTAAATCGACCTTCCTGTTGGATTCGCTGGGCAAACAAATCTTGCCGGAGTGGCTGACCATCGAAGAACATCCGCATCTGCTGAAGGGGCTGGCTTCCACGCCGTTCGACAGCGAAGGCGTGCGTACCCAACGGCGCGACATTGTCAAAGACGGCGTGCTGCAAACCTGGCTGATGACCAGCTATGCGGCGCGTAAGCTCGGCATGCACAGCACCGGCCATGCGGGCGGCATCCATAACTGGCGTATTGCCGGTCAGGGTAATGATTTTGCCGGCATGTTGAAACAGTTGGGGACCGGTCTGGTGGTCACCGAACTGATGGGGCAGGGCGTCAGCGGTATTACCGGTGACTACTCACGCGGCGCGGCTGGTTTCTGGGTGGAAAATGGCGAGATCCAATATCCGGTCAGCGAGATCACCATCGCCGGCAACCTGAAAGATATGCTGCGCAATATCGTCAGCGTGGGCAGCGATATTGAAACTCGCAGCAACATCCAGTGTGGTTCCGTGTTGTTGCCGGACATGAAAATCGCCGGTCAGTAA
- a CDS encoding dihydroorotase: MYDLVIRRARLADDRLVDLAVLDGKIAAVGQLAEDVRAHRQWDLAGNHHLSAGWIDSHVHCYPSSPIYHDEPDLVGTACGVTTVVDAGSTGTDDVDTFYALTRRAKTNVFAFLNISHIGLLRQNELADLTDIDKQKVSQAIDKHAGFVIGIKARMSSSVVGQNGTRPLVLAKEIQQENSLLPLMVHIGNNPPDLDEIADLLTRGDIITHCYNGKPNRILTPAGTLRESIQRALQRGVLLDVGHGTASFSFEVARQAIALGILPHTISSDIYCRNRMAGPVHSLATVMSKFFGIGLSLPQVIACVTENAASALRLVNKGRLEVGCDADFTLFDLRQGPQVFADSEGQSAAGQQLLVPLAAVVAGEILLTDEGKAAHVFDL; the protein is encoded by the coding sequence ATGTATGACTTAGTAATCAGACGCGCCAGACTGGCGGATGACCGACTGGTCGATTTGGCGGTCCTGGACGGCAAGATTGCCGCGGTCGGGCAACTGGCTGAAGACGTTCGCGCTCATCGGCAATGGGATCTGGCGGGTAATCACCACCTGAGCGCCGGCTGGATTGACTCCCACGTGCATTGTTACCCCTCTTCGCCGATTTACCATGACGAGCCGGATTTGGTTGGCACCGCCTGTGGCGTCACCACGGTGGTCGACGCCGGTAGCACCGGCACTGACGATGTCGATACGTTTTATGCACTGACGCGCCGTGCCAAAACCAACGTTTTTGCCTTCCTGAATATTTCGCATATCGGTCTGCTGCGACAGAATGAACTGGCAGATCTGACCGATATCGACAAGCAGAAAGTCAGCCAGGCGATCGACAAACATGCCGGTTTTGTCATCGGCATCAAGGCGCGCATGAGCAGCAGCGTGGTCGGCCAGAACGGCACCCGGCCGCTGGTGCTCGCCAAAGAGATCCAGCAGGAAAATAGCCTGTTGCCGCTGATGGTGCATATCGGCAATAACCCGCCGGATCTCGATGAGATCGCCGATCTGCTGACCCGTGGCGATATCATCACCCACTGCTATAACGGCAAGCCAAACCGCATCCTGACCCCGGCCGGCACGCTGCGCGAGTCTATCCAGCGTGCGTTGCAGCGCGGTGTGTTGCTCGACGTTGGCCATGGCACCGCCAGCTTCAGCTTTGAGGTCGCCCGGCAGGCGATAGCCTTGGGCATTTTGCCACATACCATCAGTTCCGATATTTACTGCCGTAACCGCATGGCCGGGCCGGTACACAGCCTGGCGACGGTGATGTCCAAATTCTTCGGCATCGGGCTGTCGCTGCCGCAGGTGATTGCCTGCGTGACTGAGAATGCCGCGTCGGCCCTACGTCTGGTCAACAAGGGCCGGCTCGAAGTGGGTTGCGACGCCGATTTCACCCTGTTTGATCTCCGCCAGGGGCCGCAGGTGTTTGCCGATTCAGAAGGGCAATCGGCAGCCGGCCAACAGTTGCTGGTTCCGCTGGCCGCGGTGGTGGCCGGGGAAATCTTATTAACCGATGAAGGGAAAGCCGCTCATGTCTTCGATTTATGA
- a CDS encoding Uncharacterized conserved small protein: MTKPIDTHSRHVTPRGGNVFADLGFAPDEAGQLQAQSNAEIEHLIALKKQLMGEISAWIEGEGYRQEEAARHLHTSRPRVSDVVNQKTDKFTLDALINMLANIGKSVKLVIE; encoded by the coding sequence ATGACCAAGCCAATTGATACCCATTCCCGGCATGTCACGCCACGAGGCGGCAACGTATTTGCTGATCTTGGGTTTGCCCCCGATGAGGCAGGGCAATTACAGGCGCAATCCAACGCCGAGATTGAACACCTCATTGCGCTTAAAAAACAGCTGATGGGAGAGATAAGTGCCTGGATAGAAGGGGAAGGGTATCGTCAAGAAGAGGCCGCACGTCATTTGCATACTTCCAGACCTCGCGTGTCTGACGTGGTAAATCAGAAAACAGACAAATTTACTCTCGATGCACTGATCAATATGCTCGCCAATATAGGCAAATCAGTAAAGTTGGTGATTGAGTGA
- a CDS encoding Ribonuclease precursor: MNKRILVAIVIAVVIAGFTAMRSNDRVIANVPAVAEGQSIDQLTQQQRVVSYLQQHQRLPDYYITKKQAREQGWDARNGNLCSVLPGKAIGGDRFSNREGQLPSARSRVWREADINYQCGRRGADRLLYSSDGLIFVTRDHYKNFIRVE, translated from the coding sequence ATGAATAAGCGGATCCTCGTGGCGATCGTTATCGCCGTTGTGATAGCCGGCTTTACTGCAATGCGCAGTAACGATCGGGTGATTGCCAACGTACCGGCGGTAGCCGAAGGTCAGAGTATTGACCAACTGACGCAGCAGCAAAGGGTGGTGAGCTATCTGCAGCAGCACCAGCGGCTGCCGGACTATTACATCACCAAGAAGCAGGCGCGTGAACAGGGATGGGATGCACGTAACGGCAATCTGTGTTCGGTGTTGCCGGGCAAAGCGATTGGCGGCGATCGTTTCTCAAACCGTGAAGGGCAACTGCCCTCGGCCCGCAGTCGGGTATGGCGTGAGGCGGATATCAATTATCAATGCGGCCGGCGCGGCGCCGATCGTTTGCTGTATTCCAGCGACGGCCTGATTTTTGTCACGCGTGACCATTATAAAAACTTCATTCGGGTGGAGTGA
- the selA_2 gene encoding L-seryl-tRNA(Sec) selenium transferase produces the protein MSSIYEKYNLKQVINTSGRMTMLGVSTPRQDVIDAVDYGLNHYFEIKDLVDKTGAYIANLLNVEDAVIVSCASAGIAQSVAALIVKDNANLLVNLHSAPITVPREIVLPRGHNVNFGAPVDTMVALGGGKVVEAGYANECSAEQLEACITPQTAAILYIKSHHCVQKSILSVEQAVVVARKHNLPLIVDAAAEEDLLCYYQMGADLVIYSGAKAIEGPTSGLVIGKKQYVEWVKLQSGGIGRAMKVGKEGILGLTQAIESYLTLEKTTGQQMVERMTPFIDSLNTLTGISAKTVWDSAGRDIARAEITFDEAVLGRSTYDIVQALKTGAIAIYFRGYKANEGKIEVDVRSVDQQQLMTVFTCIKNLFTEKQA, from the coding sequence ATGTCTTCGATTTATGAAAAATATAATTTAAAACAAGTCATTAATACTTCAGGCCGCATGACCATGCTTGGCGTGTCGACACCGCGTCAGGACGTCATTGACGCGGTTGACTACGGCCTGAATCACTATTTTGAAATCAAAGACCTGGTCGACAAGACCGGGGCCTATATCGCCAATCTGTTGAATGTCGAAGATGCGGTGATCGTTTCCTGCGCCTCGGCAGGTATCGCCCAGTCGGTAGCGGCATTGATCGTCAAAGACAACGCCAACCTGCTGGTGAATTTGCACTCTGCGCCGATTACCGTACCGCGGGAAATCGTGTTGCCGCGTGGCCATAACGTCAACTTCGGCGCGCCGGTCGACACCATGGTCGCGCTGGGTGGCGGCAAAGTAGTCGAGGCGGGTTATGCCAACGAGTGCTCTGCCGAGCAGCTCGAAGCCTGCATCACGCCGCAGACTGCCGCCATTCTCTATATCAAGTCGCACCACTGCGTGCAGAAAAGCATTCTTTCCGTTGAACAGGCGGTGGTGGTGGCACGTAAACATAACCTGCCGCTGATCGTCGATGCTGCCGCGGAAGAAGATCTGCTGTGCTACTACCAGATGGGGGCCGACCTGGTGATTTACAGCGGCGCCAAAGCCATTGAAGGCCCAACCAGCGGTTTGGTGATCGGCAAGAAGCAATACGTCGAGTGGGTGAAACTGCAATCCGGCGGCATCGGCCGGGCGATGAAAGTGGGTAAAGAGGGCATCCTCGGCCTGACGCAGGCGATCGAAAGCTATCTGACGTTGGAGAAAACCACCGGCCAGCAAATGGTGGAAAGAATGACGCCGTTTATCGACAGCCTGAACACCCTGACCGGCATCAGCGCCAAAACCGTCTGGGACAGTGCCGGCCGTGATATTGCACGGGCAGAGATCACCTTTGACGAAGCGGTACTCGGGCGTTCGACCTACGACATCGTGCAGGCGCTGAAAACCGGCGCCATCGCCATCTACTTCCGTGGCTATAAGGCTAACGAAGGCAAGATTGAAGTGGATGTACGCAGCGTTGATCAGCAACAGCTGATGACCGTCTTCACCTGTATTAAAAATCTGTTCACGGAGAAACAAGCATGA
- a CDS encoding 6-phosphogluconolactonase codes for MRNWQSPTLRTALTLALLAMTSPVLHAEDAMKSTSSHFAYIGTYNPNGEGVYRVQVDSASGALSARTLVSKQANPAQLTVDAKGQTLYVASEVADFNGTRHGGIIAYHINPSDGSLTQLNQVDSQGAGPVYLYPTPNGRYLLVANYVSGTVAAFPLESDGKLGNASSVQQQQGPAGAGKPEGAVEGSFAISDHNGPHAHMIASDPSGKFVFSTDLGLDRIYQWRFDDASGQLTPNDPPWIAASSAGAGPRHFVFHPDGKTVLLVNEEASTLTSYRFDSQKGTLKQLHVVSSLPADYKGTNFAAGLVLSADGKNLYVANRLHNSIAQFSVGSDGELHAVAETWTRGDYPRSLTLSPDGRYLYAMNQRSDNVTRFGVDKASGKLSFVEAYTPVGSPSQMVFLPVAK; via the coding sequence ATGCGAAACTGGCAGTCACCAACCCTACGCACCGCGTTAACTCTGGCGTTACTGGCGATGACCAGCCCGGTGCTGCATGCTGAGGATGCAATGAAATCTACGTCATCTCATTTTGCTTATATCGGTACTTACAATCCCAACGGTGAAGGCGTTTACCGGGTGCAGGTTGACTCGGCCAGCGGTGCGTTAAGCGCCAGAACGCTGGTCAGCAAGCAGGCCAATCCGGCACAGCTTACCGTGGATGCCAAAGGCCAGACGCTGTATGTCGCCAGTGAAGTGGCGGACTTTAACGGCACCAGGCACGGCGGCATTATTGCCTACCATATCAATCCGTCCGATGGCAGCCTGACGCAGCTTAATCAGGTCGATTCACAAGGCGCAGGGCCGGTTTATCTTTATCCGACACCCAATGGCCGTTATCTGCTGGTAGCGAACTACGTCAGTGGCACCGTGGCGGCCTTCCCGCTGGAGAGTGACGGTAAACTGGGCAACGCCAGTTCGGTGCAGCAACAGCAAGGGCCTGCAGGTGCCGGTAAGCCGGAAGGCGCGGTAGAAGGCAGTTTTGCCATCAGCGATCACAATGGGCCGCATGCGCATATGATCGCCAGCGATCCGAGCGGCAAGTTTGTGTTTTCTACCGATCTGGGGCTGGATCGGATCTACCAGTGGCGCTTTGACGATGCCAGTGGTCAACTGACGCCCAACGATCCGCCGTGGATCGCCGCATCTTCTGCGGGTGCCGGCCCACGTCACTTTGTCTTCCACCCGGATGGCAAAACTGTGCTGCTGGTGAATGAAGAGGCCTCGACGCTGACCAGCTACCGTTTCGACAGCCAAAAAGGAACATTGAAACAGTTACATGTCGTTTCTTCGTTGCCTGCCGATTATAAGGGTACCAACTTTGCCGCCGGGCTGGTTCTGAGCGCAGACGGCAAAAATCTGTATGTTGCCAACCGGCTACATAACAGCATCGCGCAGTTCAGCGTTGGCAGCGATGGCGAGTTGCACGCGGTGGCGGAAACCTGGACGCGCGGCGATTATCCACGCTCCCTGACGCTAAGCCCGGACGGGCGTTATCTGTATGCCATGAACCAACGCAGCGATAACGTCACCCGCTTTGGCGTGGATAAGGCCAGCGGCAAACTCAGCTTTGTTGAAGCCTATACGCCGGTGGGCAGCCCCTCGCAAATGGTGTTCTTGCCGGTGGCGAAGTAA
- the yjgA gene encoding x96 protein codes for MNKQPEDWLDDVPENIDEEDDEIIWVSKSEIKRDAEALKDLGVELVELGKNALERIPLDEDLRAAIDLAQKIKKEGRRRQLQLIGKMLRARDVEPIQTALDKLKNRHNQQVSLFHKLEALRDRLVEEGDDAIPPILALYPEADRQQLRSLVRNAQKEKAANKPPKAYRQIFQYLRDLAETAE; via the coding sequence ATGAACAAACAGCCTGAAGACTGGCTCGACGATGTCCCGGAGAACATTGACGAGGAAGATGACGAGATTATCTGGGTCAGTAAAAGTGAAATTAAACGTGATGCCGAAGCGCTAAAAGACCTGGGTGTTGAACTGGTCGAGCTGGGTAAGAACGCGCTGGAACGCATCCCGCTGGATGAAGATTTGCGCGCTGCGATTGATCTGGCGCAGAAAATCAAAAAAGAAGGTCGCCGCCGTCAGCTGCAACTGATTGGCAAGATGTTGCGCGCCCGCGACGTAGAGCCGATTCAGACCGCGCTCGACAAGCTGAAGAACCGCCATAACCAACAGGTTTCGCTGTTCCACAAGCTGGAAGCATTACGTGACCGCCTGGTAGAAGAGGGTGACGACGCGATCCCGCCAATTTTGGCGCTGTATCCGGAAGCCGATCGCCAGCAGCTGCGCTCACTGGTGCGTAACGCACAGAAAGAGAAAGCCGCTAACAAGCCGCCGAAAGCTTACCGTCAAATCTTCCAGTACCTGCGCGATCTGGCCGAGACCGCCGAATGA
- a CDS encoding PRD domain protein, EF_0829/AHA_3910 family, with the protein MNDGSVAIENSEQPDISVAGTITEQVLAGITEMLNAEGIYTNAVQQQMLESHIRAMVLRSITGEPLPEVDKSLFDEISAESMQMAERVVGQFATLPIEEAYLLSVHFEVAKDNNQ; encoded by the coding sequence GTGAATGATGGATCTGTTGCGATAGAAAATAGTGAGCAACCCGATATCAGCGTAGCCGGGACAATCACCGAACAGGTGCTGGCAGGTATTACCGAGATGCTAAACGCGGAGGGTATTTATACCAATGCGGTACAGCAACAGATGCTGGAGTCGCATATTCGTGCCATGGTGCTGCGATCAATAACCGGCGAGCCATTACCGGAAGTCGATAAATCACTGTTTGATGAAATTTCGGCGGAATCAATGCAAATGGCCGAGCGGGTAGTGGGGCAGTTTGCCACTTTACCGATCGAAGAGGCTTATTTGCTGTCCGTCCATTTTGAAGTGGCAAAAGATAATAACCAATAG
- the yhcO gene encoding Barstar (barnase inhibitor), translated as MAKVEFDFNQINDLPAFYRDFAQKFALDEAFGANLDALWDVVTVDIGLPVEIEFTHLNARSKRRFGAIILLFEEAEEELEGSLRFNIRESSGEPAHHRG; from the coding sequence ATGGCAAAAGTAGAGTTCGATTTTAATCAGATTAACGATTTGCCGGCTTTTTACCGCGACTTCGCGCAAAAGTTTGCGCTGGATGAGGCGTTTGGTGCCAATCTGGATGCGCTGTGGGACGTGGTGACGGTGGACATCGGTTTGCCGGTGGAGATAGAGTTTACCCATCTCAATGCCCGCAGCAAACGTCGCTTTGGCGCGATAATCCTGTTGTTCGAAGAGGCGGAGGAAGAGCTGGAAGGCAGCCTGCGTTTCAATATTCGTGAAAGCAGCGGTGAACCTGCACATCACCGGGGATGA
- a CDS encoding Phage-related protein gives MDDESEKAIDWRGSSLVDLLAFPTDARKAAGFELSKVQRGVEPGSWKPMSGCGAGVCEIRLYALAGAFRVIYVAKFKEVIYVLHSFQKKTAKTSRHDIQIIKTRYDAVIEERGKKK, from the coding sequence ATGGATGATGAGAGTGAAAAGGCCATTGACTGGCGTGGATCCTCGTTGGTGGATCTATTAGCGTTTCCGACCGACGCGCGAAAGGCTGCCGGGTTTGAATTGAGTAAAGTACAAAGAGGCGTCGAACCTGGCAGTTGGAAACCCATGAGTGGGTGCGGTGCTGGTGTTTGTGAAATCCGCTTATATGCACTTGCTGGTGCATTCAGAGTGATTTACGTGGCTAAGTTCAAAGAAGTTATTTATGTTTTGCACAGTTTTCAAAAGAAGACAGCTAAAACCAGTCGGCACGATATTCAGATTATCAAAACGCGATATGACGCGGTGATAGAAGAGCGGGGTAAGAAGAAATGA
- a CDS encoding Protein of uncharacterised function (DUF1341), whose product MKLQPNYYRDRVCLNVLAGSKDNAQEIYSAAEGHVLVGVLSKNYPDVDSAVADMQRYARLIENALSVGLGAGDPKQSAMVSLISQQVQPQHVNQVFTGVGASRALLGQNDSVVNGLVSPTGRVGWVKISTGPLSAAAPDGIVPVETAIALLKDMGGSSIKYFPMGGLACKEEYQYVAQACAEHDFMLEPTGGIDLENFEPIVEIALAAGVKRVIPHIYSSIIDSATGNTRPQDVKTLLAITKKLVG is encoded by the coding sequence ATGAAGCTGCAACCCAACTACTATCGCGATCGGGTGTGCCTCAACGTATTGGCCGGCTCGAAAGACAATGCGCAGGAGATTTATTCGGCGGCGGAAGGGCATGTGCTGGTGGGCGTTCTGTCCAAGAACTACCCGGACGTCGACAGTGCGGTGGCAGACATGCAGCGCTATGCACGGCTGATTGAAAATGCGCTGTCGGTGGGGCTGGGCGCGGGGGATCCGAAACAATCGGCGATGGTCAGCCTGATTTCTCAACAGGTGCAGCCACAGCACGTAAACCAGGTGTTTACCGGTGTCGGTGCCAGCCGCGCGCTGCTGGGCCAAAATGACAGCGTGGTCAATGGCCTGGTGTCGCCTACCGGCCGCGTTGGCTGGGTGAAAATCTCAACCGGCCCGCTGAGTGCAGCGGCACCGGACGGCATTGTGCCGGTGGAAACCGCCATTGCCCTGTTAAAAGACATGGGCGGCAGCTCAATCAAGTATTTCCCGATGGGTGGGCTGGCATGCAAAGAAGAATACCAGTATGTGGCCCAGGCCTGCGCCGAACATGACTTTATGCTGGAACCGACCGGCGGCATCGATCTGGAAAACTTCGAGCCGATCGTCGAGATCGCATTGGCTGCGGGTGTGAAGCGGGTGATCCCACATATCTACAGTTCCATCATCGATTCCGCCACGGGTAACACTCGCCCGCAGGACGTTAAAACCCTGCTGGCCATCACCAAAAAGCTGGTCGGGTAA
- the cybC gene encoding Soluble cytochrome b562 precursor yields the protein MSNKLKALLALALLGASSLAVAADLADDMDTIAGNYKKVLSTDSTDTLKQSLQNMRAAAVDAKQSKPPKMEDKANDSPEIKDFHHGLDTLIGQIDQSLALANQGKLAEAKQVAQGFKQTRDANHKKFR from the coding sequence ATGTCGAACAAACTGAAAGCGCTGTTGGCGTTGGCACTGCTGGGTGCCAGTTCACTGGCGGTCGCGGCCGATCTGGCCGACGATATGGATACCATCGCAGGCAATTACAAAAAGGTGCTGAGCACCGACTCCACCGATACCCTCAAACAAAGCTTGCAGAATATGCGTGCTGCGGCAGTGGATGCCAAGCAAAGCAAGCCGCCAAAAATGGAAGACAAAGCCAACGATAGCCCAGAGATAAAAGATTTCCACCACGGGCTGGATACGCTGATCGGCCAGATCGATCAGTCGCTGGCGTTGGCTAATCAGGGCAAGCTGGCCGAAGCCAAACAGGTCGCCCAGGGTTTCAAGCAAACCCGCGACGCCAACCACAAGAAATTCCGTTAA